From the Maioricimonas rarisocia genome, one window contains:
- a CDS encoding DEAD/DEAH box helicase: MSLAQSFEGKFRADIRFRGSAYLQADRVAVTRVTPEQLYASVRDGGVEYQTQLSRLEGELRMFCTCVGDAQSREPACKHLWATILAVDSGNYLTAPPTGGRVPPFVAETESSVSSIDLWDDDLSDGDVFQPPTRSSNSGNSGGSRVATRPSPKLREWESKLLEVRSRFGSESGEASRDAREREIFFEIDIEESRRSKSLVIQTSQRQRRASGQWGKLKPLKLRPGKLDDIEHEDDRRILAYLVGGTPERNSWYAQQAEFQTSIFRYRVPFELCELILPMMCATGRVRLLGGVEKNVPPLTWDDGPAWILTLAVRDDESERRWKVTGELRRDDEVKPLVDIPLVIPGGLAVTNTSIARLEDFNAFDWVDVVGRETGLSVDYGEEHELVERLLDMPAIPRLDLPDELRLEEVQTEPHPYLVLQTPKSRGWRRERLQGNVEFDYLGTKVSAASVQWAIVQRDQNRCVLRDQAFESSAWSRLLELGFRRLLDHRQGGYDVDIAIDDLGRAVRTLVDEGWQVRADGKQVRQAAQLKFRINSQIDWFELSGDVQFGDQNVAFPELLAALSRGDTTIRLGDGSLGILPEEWLQQYGLLAGLGTVEEDHLRFSNTQAGLLDALLSAQPSVEVDEEFDILRTRLREFDGVAEASEPEGFKGELRSYQREGLGWLQFLKEFRFGGCLADDMGLGKTVQLLALLLERKKERKKQLPSLVVVPKSLLFNWIQETRRFTPQMSCVEYTGTDRAELRDEFSKTDLVLTTYGTLRRDIVHLKDVQFDYAVLDEAQTIKNASSQIAKASRLIQANYRIALSGTPIENHMGDLWSIFEFLNPGMLGRSSAFRMYSGNSADEASRTVLARGLRPFVLRRTKQQVAAELPEKFEETIFCRMGKRQQKLYDELRMHYRDTLLGMVESQGLGKSKMHVLEALLRLRQAACHPALLDRETTEEAFAKLEVLCPHLEELIDEGHKSLVFSQFTSMLSIVKEHLDRRGIRYAYLDGQTRRRKQVVEQFQNDPETKVFLISLKAGGLGLNLTAAEYVFLLDPWWNPAVEAQAIDRAHRVGQTKQVFAYRLICRGTVEEKILELQKKKRELADAILEADGSLIKDLTPEDLELLLS; encoded by the coding sequence CTGTACATGCGTGGGAGACGCCCAATCCAGAGAGCCCGCCTGCAAGCATTTGTGGGCGACGATCCTGGCGGTCGATTCCGGCAATTACCTGACCGCTCCGCCCACCGGGGGACGCGTTCCGCCATTCGTTGCCGAAACCGAATCGAGCGTCAGCAGCATCGACCTGTGGGACGATGACCTCTCGGATGGCGACGTCTTCCAGCCTCCGACCCGCAGCAGCAACAGTGGCAACTCCGGCGGCAGCCGCGTGGCGACCCGTCCCAGTCCGAAGCTGCGCGAGTGGGAGTCGAAACTGCTCGAAGTTCGATCCCGGTTCGGCAGTGAGTCGGGCGAGGCCTCGCGCGACGCCCGCGAGCGGGAGATCTTCTTCGAGATCGATATCGAGGAGAGTCGCCGGTCGAAGAGCCTGGTGATCCAGACCTCTCAGCGGCAGCGTCGGGCCAGCGGTCAGTGGGGTAAACTCAAGCCCCTGAAGCTTCGGCCGGGCAAACTGGACGATATCGAACACGAAGACGATCGCCGGATCCTCGCCTATCTCGTCGGCGGTACCCCCGAGCGGAACAGCTGGTACGCCCAGCAGGCGGAATTTCAGACCTCGATCTTCCGCTACCGCGTGCCGTTCGAGCTGTGCGAACTGATCCTGCCGATGATGTGCGCCACAGGGCGCGTCCGGCTCCTCGGCGGCGTCGAGAAGAACGTTCCGCCCCTGACCTGGGACGACGGACCGGCATGGATTCTCACGCTGGCCGTCCGGGACGATGAGAGCGAACGGCGCTGGAAGGTCACCGGCGAACTTCGTCGCGATGACGAGGTCAAGCCGCTCGTCGACATTCCACTGGTGATTCCCGGTGGACTGGCCGTGACCAATACTTCGATCGCGCGGCTGGAAGACTTCAACGCCTTCGACTGGGTCGACGTCGTCGGACGCGAAACCGGACTGTCGGTCGATTACGGCGAAGAACACGAACTGGTCGAGCGGCTGCTGGACATGCCGGCCATCCCGCGGCTCGACCTTCCGGACGAACTGCGACTCGAAGAAGTCCAGACGGAACCGCACCCTTACCTCGTTCTGCAGACTCCCAAGTCGCGGGGTTGGAGACGCGAACGCCTGCAGGGGAATGTCGAGTTCGATTACCTGGGCACGAAAGTCAGCGCGGCCAGCGTTCAGTGGGCCATTGTCCAGCGCGATCAGAACCGCTGCGTGCTGCGGGACCAGGCCTTCGAATCCTCCGCCTGGAGCCGCCTGCTGGAACTCGGTTTCCGTCGGTTGCTCGACCACCGCCAGGGGGGGTACGACGTCGACATCGCCATCGACGACCTGGGCCGTGCCGTGCGAACGCTCGTCGACGAAGGCTGGCAGGTCCGGGCGGATGGCAAGCAGGTTCGCCAGGCGGCTCAGCTGAAGTTTCGCATCAACTCACAGATTGACTGGTTCGAGCTTTCCGGCGATGTCCAGTTTGGCGATCAGAACGTCGCCTTCCCGGAACTGCTCGCCGCACTCTCGCGCGGCGATACGACCATCCGTCTGGGAGATGGTTCGCTCGGAATTCTGCCCGAAGAGTGGCTGCAGCAGTATGGGCTGCTCGCTGGTCTGGGAACGGTCGAAGAAGATCATCTGCGGTTCTCGAACACGCAGGCCGGCCTGCTCGACGCATTGCTCTCGGCCCAGCCGTCCGTCGAAGTCGACGAAGAGTTCGACATCCTGCGGACGCGGCTGCGGGAGTTCGACGGCGTTGCCGAAGCGAGTGAACCGGAAGGATTCAAAGGGGAGCTGCGAAGCTACCAGCGGGAAGGTCTGGGCTGGCTGCAGTTCCTCAAGGAGTTCCGGTTCGGCGGCTGTCTGGCCGACGACATGGGTCTGGGAAAGACTGTCCAGTTGCTCGCGCTGCTGCTCGAACGCAAGAAAGAGCGGAAGAAGCAGCTCCCTTCGCTGGTCGTCGTTCCCAAGTCACTGCTGTTCAACTGGATTCAGGAAACCCGCCGCTTCACGCCCCAGATGTCCTGTGTCGAGTACACCGGAACGGACCGGGCCGAGCTGCGCGACGAGTTCTCGAAGACCGACCTGGTGCTGACGACGTACGGCACGCTTCGCCGCGACATCGTCCACCTGAAGGACGTGCAGTTTGACTACGCCGTACTGGACGAAGCGCAGACGATCAAGAACGCTTCGTCGCAGATCGCCAAGGCGTCGCGACTCATCCAGGCCAACTACCGCATCGCCCTGAGCGGTACGCCCATCGAAAATCACATGGGCGACCTGTGGTCGATCTTCGAGTTCCTCAATCCCGGCATGCTGGGGCGGAGTTCGGCCTTCCGGATGTACTCCGGCAACTCGGCCGACGAAGCATCGCGGACCGTCCTCGCTCGCGGCCTGCGTCCATTCGTTCTGCGTCGAACCAAACAGCAGGTGGCCGCCGAACTCCCCGAGAAGTTCGAAGAGACCATCTTCTGCCGCATGGGCAAACGCCAGCAGAAGCTCTACGACGAGCTTCGCATGCACTACCGCGACACGCTGCTCGGCATGGTCGAGTCGCAGGGCCTGGGCAAGTCGAAGATGCATGTGCTCGAGGCGCTGCTGCGACTGCGGCAGGCCGCCTGTCACCCGGCACTGCTGGACCGCGAAACGACGGAAGAGGCCTTCGCCAAACTCGAAGTGCTCTGTCCGCACCTCGAAGAGCTGATCGACGAAGGCCACAAGTCGCTCGTCTTCTCGCAGTTCACGAGCATGCTCTCGATCGTCAAGGAACATCTCGACCGCCGCGGAATCCGGTACGCCTACCTCGACGGGCAGACGCGTCGCCGCAAGCAGGTGGTCGAGCAGTTCCAGAACGATCCGGAAACCAAGGTGTTCCTGATCAGTCTGAAGGCGGGTGGTCTGGGTCTGAACCTGACCGCTGCCGAGTACGTCTTTCTGCTCGACCCGTGGTGGAATCCTGCGGTCGAAGCGCAGGCGATCGACCGTGCCCACCGCGTGGGACAGACCAAGCAGGTGTTCGCCTACCGTCTGATCTGTCGCGGGACCGTCGAGGAGAAAATCCTCGAACTGCAGAAGAAGAAGCGGGAACTGGCCGACGCCATCCTCGAAGCGGACGGCTCGCTCATCAAGGACCTCACCCCCGAGGACCTCGAACTGCTCCTGTCCTGA